One genomic segment of Ctenopharyngodon idella isolate HZGC_01 chromosome 7, HZGC01, whole genome shotgun sequence includes these proteins:
- the si:ch73-174h16.4 gene encoding leucine-rich repeat-containing protein 14 isoform X1, which produces MVLSLVNLCAREVVSDHSSSPYWLSCVPRELYRALLDAAFSHCRPLAVGELIQRWPERTLTIGGSRKSGQCLPNRLCVQALLLAVVRGLTDKSPICASLTRCCLQVLDLSGLQCEDVRVEDSMGGWSLTVALCSMVLQARAAASRAHRRDGERERKRGLEVERERGAIKRDRGSVGCGNSGEGSQGGDRVEVVGKMECRTNERTLPDVESVKGVRRRMEIQRRKISSEVKSHNSSNNGSLCDQDWDEVVVVHVRADLFINSRSWERVRDALSQLGQLQLHCRYLRVEELSAPSIASLLGLLPQQDLLGVDIRYSSLGVSGLAMLLPLLAPFPQLHSLRLHYCNLDLQRTQPGQQGALQDMSEGLGSLKRLKRLCLTALRLPGHLRLLLSSLSQPLEVLELPYLCLTSTDLAYLSCSPHASFLRELDLSENRLDESSLPSLRRLLGQAESSMSQLSLCGCGLSDTLLGALLPSLSCCRALRSLRLALNPLSRTGLLSLARTAAGIPSLRLLLYPSPLEEYEPGLPALPSSAQLLDWPLLEEPEGRDLTLRLLDEVLNLKGRSQDLLVTSDLLNYSPDLTVDDT; this is translated from the exons ATGGTTCTGTCTTTGGTGAACCTGTGCGCCCGGGAGGTAGTGAGCGACCACAGTTCTTCGCCGTATTGGTTAAGTTGTGTGCCGAGGGAGCTCTACCGAGCGCTGCTGGACGCCGCCTTCTCTCACTGCCGTCCTCTAGCCGTCGGTGAGCTCATCCAGCGGTGGCCTGAGCGAACACTGACTATAGGAGGCAGCAGAAAATCGGGCCAGTGCCTTCCGAACCGCCTCTGCGTTCAGGCTCTGCTGCTCGCTGTGGTCAGGGGATTGACGGACAAGAG CCCTATATGTGCCTCCCTTACCAGGTGTTGCCTGCAGGTGCTGGATCTCAGTGGACTTCAGTGTGAGGATGTGAGAGTTGAAGACTCAATGGGTGGATGGTCCCTCACTGTTGCCCTCTGCTCAATGGTGCTACAAGCTCGAGCTGCTGCCTCCAGGGCTCACAGGAGAGATGGTGAAAGAGAGCGAAAAAGAGGGCTGGAAGTGGAGCGCGAACGGGGCGCTATCAAACGAGACCGGGGCAGTGTAGGGTGCGGGAATAGTGGTGAAGGGAGTCAGGGAGGAGACCGAGTGGAAGTAGTAGGGAAGATGGAGTGCAGAACTAATGAACGAACGTTACCAGACGTTGAGTCAGTAAAGGGTGTGAGAAGGAGGATGGAGATCCAGAGGAGAAAGATTTCATCTGAGGTGAAATCACACAATAGCAGTAATAACGGTAGTTTATGTGACCAAGACTGGGACGAGGTAGTTGTGGTCCATGTCAGGGCTGACTTATTTATCAATTCCCGTTCCTGGGAGCGCGTCCGTGATGCCCTTAGTCAACTGGGCCAATTGCAACTCCACTGCCGCTACCTTCGCGTGGAGGAACTCTCAGCTCCCTCTATAGCTTCCTTATTGGGTCTGTTGCCTCAGCAGGATCTCCTCGGTGTGGACATCCGCTACTCCAGCCTTGGGGTGTCTGGCCTGGCTATGTTGCTTCCACTGTTAGCTCCCTTCCCACAGCTTCACTCTCTCAGACTGCATTACTGTAACTTGGACTTGCAACGCACACAACCTGGCCAGCAGGGGGCCCTACAGGACATGTCGGAAGGACTGGGTTCACTGAAGAGATTGAAGAGATTATGCCTGACTGCACTCCGACTTCCAGGACACTTGCGCTTGCTGCTCAG CTCTCTTTCCCAGCCCCTGGAGGTGCTGGAGCTGCCATACCTGTGCCTGACCTCCACTGACCTGGCCTACCTCTCTTGCAGTCCTCATGCTTCATTCCTGAGAGAACTTGACCTGAGCGAGAACAGGCTTGATGAATCGTCCCTGCCCTCTCTGCGCCGTCTCTTAGGTCAAGCTGAAAGCTCCATGTCCCAGCTTTCACTTTGTGGTTGTGGCCTCTCAGACACTCTCTTGGGAGCTCTTCTCCCTTCCCTGTCCTGCTGTCGGGCTTTGCGTAGCTTAAGACTAGCCTTAAACCCGCTATCTAGGACAGGACTTCTTTCCCTGGCCCGTACAGCAGCAGGTATCCCTTCTCTTCGTCTGCTGCTCTATCCCAGTCCACTAGAGGAATATGAGCCTGGTCTGCCGGCTCTCCCCTCCAGTGCTCAGCTGCTGGACTGGCCTCTACTAGAGGAGCCTGAGGGCAGGGACTTGACGCTGAGGTTGCTGGATGAGGTTCTGAACTTGAAAGGGCGCTCCCAGGACCTTcttgtgacctctgaccttctGAACTATAGCCCAGACTTGACTGTGGATGACACTTGA
- the shrprbck1r gene encoding ranBP-type and C3HC4-type zinc finger-containing protein 1 produces MSLSSGGWTHTPPPAQSSSSHLGHEASQSACSTVLMSVKVSVCHSGIRPLCLPGAGDESLRLQLSMDPGKAGEFRLALRDISGTTAGRSVSIAEFNLKTVRYEVKSPQCHELSLATPPHDRITFNFRCEQEAQEWATVVMSSLREAHRVAINSSTEEGKLPPQPLDSQSNAPMPCTEEICAELVSAIEAGDVRAASVCASSLAKQRAALSIQPSKHNYTDTEISLAVVVEDASSSCCVTVNVFPHSTIGALKQQVFTDYGFHPRVQRWVIGQSLCSDHRSLASYGVQRDGDTAFLYLVSARQARLSRGLYQQDQESALLMPALAPTSNQPHQEAVPNGPSTLNTASRPYSTLPTRLHSSHNTLSNSAGGTERMGLSDIRDLINLELPQLNEALAPNRTSTQLGWACPTCTYINKPTRPGCEMCSSDRPESYTVPGNYRPDALELRRIQKEKEAIRQYQQAREAERRENFARLVQMDGQDLIPNPERVECRICYVELDSGEGVLLRECLHCFCKECLRSVILMSEDPQVACPYRDEAYACDCILQEREIRALVSVDDYERWLQRGLSVAESRCEGSYHCATADCPGWCVYEDTVNTFHCPVCKKHNCLLCKAIHEGMNCKQYQDDIAARAINDSAARRTRDLLKTLVNSGEAMHCPQCGIIVQKKEGCDWLRCTVCHTEICWVTRGPRWGPKGPGDTSGGCRCNVNKQRCHPKCQNCH; encoded by the exons ATGTCGCTGAGCTCAGGCGGGTGGACTCACACACCTCCGCCGGCCCAGTCTTCATCGTCTCATCTCGGCCATGAGGCCTCGCAGTCGGCCTGCAGCACTGTTTTGATGTCAGTGAAAGTGTCAGTATGCCACTCTGGTATACGACCTCTTTGTCTCCCGGGCGCCGGAGACGAATCTCTCCGTCTTCAGCTGAGCATGGACCCGGGGAAGGCAGGGGAATTCCGCCTTGCGTTAAGGGACATCAGCGGAACAACGGCTGGACGCAGTGTG tccattGCTGAGTTTAACCTCAAGACTGTTCGCTATGAAGTCAAGTCCCCACAGTGCCATGAACTGAGTTTGGCAACACCCCCACACGACCGTATCACTTTCAACTTCCGCTGTGAGCAGGAAGCACAGGAGTGGGCCACTGTAGTGATGTCATCACTCCGTGAAGCGCATAGAG TGGCAATTAATTCATCCACTGAAGAAGGAAAGCTACCTCCCCAGCCTTTGGATTCACAGAGCAATGCACCCATGCCATGTACAG AGGAGATATGTGCGGAGCTGGTTAGCGCAATAGAGGCAGGTGATGTTCGGGCGGCATCTGtctgtgcatcatctttagctAAACAGAGAGCTGCTCTGAGCATTCAGCCCTCTAAACATAATTACACTGACACTGAAATTAG CCTGGCTGTGGTGGTAGAGGATGCATCCTCTTCCTGTTGTGTCACAGTGAACGTCTTCCCCCACTCCACAATTGGTGCTCTCAAACAGCAG GTCTTCACAGACTATGGTTTTCATCCGCGTGTGCAGCGCTGGGTCATCGGCCAGTCTTTGTGCTCTGATCATCGCTCTCTGGCTTCTTATGGAGTTCAGCGAGATGGCGACACTGCGTTCCTTTATCTCGTTTCTGCCCGTCAGGCTCGACTCAGTCGAGGGCTGTACCAACAAGATCAGGAAAGTGCTTTACTCATGCCAGCTTTGGCGCCAACGTCTAATCAGCCTCACCAAGAAGCGGTACCCAATGGGCCATCAACTCTGAACACAGCCTCAAGGCCATACAGCACCCTGCCTACGAGACTTCATAGCAGCCATAATACTCTGA GCAACAGTGCTGGAGGGACAGAGAGGATGGGTTTGAGTGATATCCGTGACCTGATCAACCTTGAGCTGCCGCAGTTGAATGAAGCCCTGGCACCCAACAGAACAAGCACACAG CTGGGATGGGCCTGCCCAACCTGTACATATATTAATAAACCGACACGTCCTGGCTGTGAAATGTGTAGCTCAGACAGACCTGAAAGCTACACTGTTCCCGGCAACTACAGACCAGATGCTCTGGAGCTACGACGCATTCAGAAGGAAAAAGAAGCAATAAGGCAGTACCAACAG GCCAGAGAAGCAGAACGCAGGGAAAACTTTGCACGTCTGGTGCAGATGGACGGACAGGATCTGATTCCTAACCCAGAGAGAGTGGAGTGCAGGATCTGCTACGTGGAGCTTGATTCTGGCGAGGGAGTCCTGCTCCGAGAGTGTCTTCACTGCTTCTGCAA AGAGTGTCTGCGCTCTGTGATTCTGATGTCAGAGGACCCTCAGGTGGCATGTCCATACAGAGACGAGGCCTACGCCTGCGACTGCATCTTGCAAGAAAGAGAAATCAGAGCT CTGGTGTCAGTAGACGATTATGAGCGCTGGTTGCAGAGGGGTCTGTCTGTTGCAGAGTCTCGATGTGAGGGCAGTTATCACTGTGCTACTGCAGACTGTCCAGGCTGGTGTGTTTATGAAGATACTGTCAACACTTTCCACTGCCCAGTGTGCAAAAAACACAACTGCCTGCTCTGCAAG GCCATTCATGAAGGGATGAACTGTAAGCAATATCAGGATGATATAGCAGCTCGCGCTATCAATGATTCCGCAGCTCGAAGAACCAGAGACCTGCTCAAG ACTCTTGTTAATTCTGGAGAGGCGATGCATTGCCCTCAGTGCGGCATCATTGTGCAAAAGAAAGAGGGCTGCGATTGGCTCCGCTGTACTGTCTGCCACACCGAGATCTGCTGGGTCACCAGAGGACCACGCTGGGGGCCTAAA GGTCCTGGAGACACAAGTGGAGGCTGCCGCTGCAATGTCAACAAACAGAGATGCCAcccaaaatgtcaaaattgtcaCTAA
- the maf1b gene encoding MAF1 homolog, negative regulator of RNA polymerase III b, protein MKLLENSRFEALSSQLCVETGDAHILGRIESYSCKMAGDDKHMFKQFCQEGEPHVLEALSPPQSSSAPSPNLLGKSGEDGENPLSDKCCRKTLFYLITTLNESFRPDYDFSAARAHEFSREPSANWVADSVNSSLYSAVGEQFNTLGPELWNAIDQEINLQSCDIYSYNPDLDSDPFGEEGSLWSFNYLFYNKKLKRIVFFTCRSVSVLSSYGCSGLDNELDMELDDDEEEVDSFMEDRVPRALCV, encoded by the exons ATGAAGCTTTTAGAGAATTCCCGTTTTGAGGCTTTGAGCTCCCAGCTGTGTGTTGAAACTGGAGATGCTCACATCCTTGGCAG GATCGAGAGTTACTCGTGTAAGATGGCTGGTGATGACAAGCACATGTTTAAGCAGTTCTGTCAGGAGGGGGAGCCACATGTACTGGAAGCTCTGTCCCCCCCTCAGTCCAGCAGCGCTCCGAGCCCTAACCT ATTGGGGAAGAGTGGGGAGGATGGAGAGAACCCACTAAGTGATAAGTGTTGCAGGAAGACTTTGTTCTACCTTATCACCACCCTGAACGAGTCGTTCAGGCCTGATTATGACTTCAGTGCCGCCCGTGCCCATGAGTTCAGCCGAGAGCCCAGCGCTAACTGG GTGGCAGATTCTGTTAACAGCAGCCTTTATTCTGCTGTAGGGGAGCAGTTTAACACTTTAGGCCCAGAACTGTGGAATGCCATTGACCAAGAGATAAACCTGCAGAGCTGTGACATCTATAG CTACAACCCAGACCTTGACTCTGACCCCTTTGGTGAGGAAGGCAGCCTGTGGTCCTTCAACTACCTCTTTTACAACAAGAAACTTAAACGCATTGTATTCTTCACTTGCCGCTCAGTCAG TGTCCTCAGTAGTTACGGTTGCAGTGGCCTTGACAATGAGTTGGACATGGAGCTggatgatgatgaagaggaaGTGGACAGCTTCATGGAAGACAG GGTCCCCCGAGCTCTGTGTGTCTAA
- the si:ch73-174h16.4 gene encoding leucine-rich repeat-containing protein 14 isoform X2 produces MVLSLVNLCAREVVSDHSSSPYWLSCVPRELYRALLDAAFSHCRPLAVGELIQRWPERTLTIGGSRKSGQCLPNRLCVQALLLAVVRGLTDKRCCLQVLDLSGLQCEDVRVEDSMGGWSLTVALCSMVLQARAAASRAHRRDGERERKRGLEVERERGAIKRDRGSVGCGNSGEGSQGGDRVEVVGKMECRTNERTLPDVESVKGVRRRMEIQRRKISSEVKSHNSSNNGSLCDQDWDEVVVVHVRADLFINSRSWERVRDALSQLGQLQLHCRYLRVEELSAPSIASLLGLLPQQDLLGVDIRYSSLGVSGLAMLLPLLAPFPQLHSLRLHYCNLDLQRTQPGQQGALQDMSEGLGSLKRLKRLCLTALRLPGHLRLLLSSLSQPLEVLELPYLCLTSTDLAYLSCSPHASFLRELDLSENRLDESSLPSLRRLLGQAESSMSQLSLCGCGLSDTLLGALLPSLSCCRALRSLRLALNPLSRTGLLSLARTAAGIPSLRLLLYPSPLEEYEPGLPALPSSAQLLDWPLLEEPEGRDLTLRLLDEVLNLKGRSQDLLVTSDLLNYSPDLTVDDT; encoded by the exons ATGGTTCTGTCTTTGGTGAACCTGTGCGCCCGGGAGGTAGTGAGCGACCACAGTTCTTCGCCGTATTGGTTAAGTTGTGTGCCGAGGGAGCTCTACCGAGCGCTGCTGGACGCCGCCTTCTCTCACTGCCGTCCTCTAGCCGTCGGTGAGCTCATCCAGCGGTGGCCTGAGCGAACACTGACTATAGGAGGCAGCAGAAAATCGGGCCAGTGCCTTCCGAACCGCCTCTGCGTTCAGGCTCTGCTGCTCGCTGTGGTCAGGGGATTGACGGACAAGAG GTGTTGCCTGCAGGTGCTGGATCTCAGTGGACTTCAGTGTGAGGATGTGAGAGTTGAAGACTCAATGGGTGGATGGTCCCTCACTGTTGCCCTCTGCTCAATGGTGCTACAAGCTCGAGCTGCTGCCTCCAGGGCTCACAGGAGAGATGGTGAAAGAGAGCGAAAAAGAGGGCTGGAAGTGGAGCGCGAACGGGGCGCTATCAAACGAGACCGGGGCAGTGTAGGGTGCGGGAATAGTGGTGAAGGGAGTCAGGGAGGAGACCGAGTGGAAGTAGTAGGGAAGATGGAGTGCAGAACTAATGAACGAACGTTACCAGACGTTGAGTCAGTAAAGGGTGTGAGAAGGAGGATGGAGATCCAGAGGAGAAAGATTTCATCTGAGGTGAAATCACACAATAGCAGTAATAACGGTAGTTTATGTGACCAAGACTGGGACGAGGTAGTTGTGGTCCATGTCAGGGCTGACTTATTTATCAATTCCCGTTCCTGGGAGCGCGTCCGTGATGCCCTTAGTCAACTGGGCCAATTGCAACTCCACTGCCGCTACCTTCGCGTGGAGGAACTCTCAGCTCCCTCTATAGCTTCCTTATTGGGTCTGTTGCCTCAGCAGGATCTCCTCGGTGTGGACATCCGCTACTCCAGCCTTGGGGTGTCTGGCCTGGCTATGTTGCTTCCACTGTTAGCTCCCTTCCCACAGCTTCACTCTCTCAGACTGCATTACTGTAACTTGGACTTGCAACGCACACAACCTGGCCAGCAGGGGGCCCTACAGGACATGTCGGAAGGACTGGGTTCACTGAAGAGATTGAAGAGATTATGCCTGACTGCACTCCGACTTCCAGGACACTTGCGCTTGCTGCTCAG CTCTCTTTCCCAGCCCCTGGAGGTGCTGGAGCTGCCATACCTGTGCCTGACCTCCACTGACCTGGCCTACCTCTCTTGCAGTCCTCATGCTTCATTCCTGAGAGAACTTGACCTGAGCGAGAACAGGCTTGATGAATCGTCCCTGCCCTCTCTGCGCCGTCTCTTAGGTCAAGCTGAAAGCTCCATGTCCCAGCTTTCACTTTGTGGTTGTGGCCTCTCAGACACTCTCTTGGGAGCTCTTCTCCCTTCCCTGTCCTGCTGTCGGGCTTTGCGTAGCTTAAGACTAGCCTTAAACCCGCTATCTAGGACAGGACTTCTTTCCCTGGCCCGTACAGCAGCAGGTATCCCTTCTCTTCGTCTGCTGCTCTATCCCAGTCCACTAGAGGAATATGAGCCTGGTCTGCCGGCTCTCCCCTCCAGTGCTCAGCTGCTGGACTGGCCTCTACTAGAGGAGCCTGAGGGCAGGGACTTGACGCTGAGGTTGCTGGATGAGGTTCTGAACTTGAAAGGGCGCTCCCAGGACCTTcttgtgacctctgaccttctGAACTATAGCCCAGACTTGACTGTGGATGACACTTGA